The nucleotide sequence AATGTCTTTGTGTATTTGTTGACAAGCTCTTTGTGACCAAGTCTCGGGTTTCCGCTAAGCCCTACTTTCAGCTTCGGCCTTAACCCTTGAATCAGGTGTGTTGCACCCGTAGAAGTTGCCTTCGCCTCGGTCCGCGGCGGCCAACAACGGTTTCCCGCTCGAGTATGCTCAATACCACTGAGCTCCTTCCATCGGCTTTTTACAATGATTCCAGCGATACGGCCGATATGTGGCTCAGCTTATTTTACAGTTGCCGCTGTTAACCCTAAAAACTCCACTTCGCGAGTTCCTCCCCGCCCGGCCCAGCTTTTGCAGCGGCCCCCACCATGCTCCCGATCGCTGCATTGCCGCTCCAGACACATAATCGATACAAGAGCCACCGATCAACGTCAGAAAGCACTCGAATACTTTCCCTCAAGGATTTTCTTCTCAGAATTTCCCTTCGAGTACTTCAAGACAGCTTGACAACCCTCCAATTCCACCTCACTGCCTACACTCAACCGCTGAGGTCATCGCTCACTCATTGTCAACAAATTCtcacaacctcaccacaacAATGGAGCAGCTCaccgtcctcatcctcggcgcaGGCTGGACATCCACCTTCCttatccccatcctcaccacctcctccatccccttcgccgccaccaccacaaccggCCGAACCGTCTCGGGCGTCCCGACAATCCGCTTCAAGTTCGACCCCGCCAACACACCAGAAGAGGAGCTCCGCTCCGCGATTGCCGCCCTCCCAGCAGCGAAATACGTCCTGATCACTTTCCCCCTCACCGGCAATGGCCCCTCCAAGACATTGATCGAAATGTACAACTCCACACATCAATCCCactcttcctccacctctcacAAAGCCCGGTTCATCCAGCTTGGCTCAACGGGTATTTGGGGTGCGGGTCGCACCACTGCTGCGGCGGAtaaggagagggtggagagagagCTGGCAGAGAAGAGGGGAGGTGATCCCTGGGTGAATCGGCATTCCCCTATTAATGAGGCCAACCCCAGGGTGATCGCTGAGAAGGAGCTTCTTGAATTGGGAGGGTGCGTGCTCAACTTGAGTGGGctgtggggaggggagaggaagccAGTTAATTGGATTGGGAGAGTGGCTGCTACCAAGGAGGCGATCAAGGGGAAGACAAGCCTGCATATGATTCATGGGGAGGATATTGCCCGGGCGGTGGTCAAGATTGTCACTAATGAGGAGGACAAGTGGGAGAatggaggggggaaaggggagaggtggatgTTGACTGATGGCTTTGTTTATGATTGGTGGGCGCTGTTGGCAGGGTgggcagagggagagggtggtgaggtgagggagcaggggaggtgggtgagggagttgatggaagaggagggagtgaGAGCGCTGCCGAGGGGGATGGAAATGCTGGGGAGGTGTTATGACTCGAGGGAGttttggagggtttgggggcTGGTGCCGCTTAGAGCGGGGGTGTTGAATGAGTGAGAAGGTTGGTATGAAGGGGTGGCAGGTATGTTTGGTGTAACGATGAGCATGCGAGGCTGTTGTTGTATCATTGACTATGGGAAAAGGTAGCGGTTGCGGCTTTTGGTGGTGTGACTTTGTCTTGGAGGACTGTAGCTATCTCATGGCGAATTCTGATGGGCgaataatagtttattagCAAGAAGAAAATTAATTCTCGCCTGAGAAGAATGCTATTTTTTGATGTTGCAGCAAAACGCATGCATCAGCCGTGAATCGAACACGGGGCCCatcgatggcaacgatggatTTTACCACTAAACCACTGATGCTGTTTGATGATTGGATACTGGTTAATTCAGAAATTGACTTCATCAAAGGACTggcggatgagatgggaCGAGCATCGTAACTAACATGGAACTAGAATAGGTTGAAGAGTCTTAGAAGGACAAAGCAAGTTAGTCCCCTGCCTCTGTTCCATTGTTATGTCCTTGTGCACGGACCATGATatgcccctgagcccctgactCTGAGCCTCCTGGCTACCAGGACCCCTGAACCTATCTACTGTTGAGAGTTGAGAAAGCCGACAGGTCATTCTTCTGGATGTTCTTCGAACTGCAAATTATTATGCCGCGCCCTTCTTGGAAGTAGCTCAAGCTCGGTTTCGGATTCGGCATTCAGTTGCGGGTGGACCCGGGGGGATCGCTGTGGGTAGACTCAGAAGGCATCTTGAGTGATCGTGTTAGAAGTTAATCTTATGGGTTTGGAATGGTGTGTCAGGAAGAATTGTGTGAGCGATGATGTTCAGGAGATGCTGGGAATGTTGGAAACACAAGCATCCTTATATCTTCATCCCGAACACAACTGCACTGCCATCTTCAATTCCCATCGCCAATGTTGTTCTCCTCGTGTGGTTCAGTTGTTGGTGTACGTACCCAGGGTGAGAAGGTGTTGATTCTAGACCTGGTTGCGTTTCTGTCTAGCAGggctggagagggtggtgaacaGCTTGTAGCCAGCTCAGGCTCTTGTTTTGGGCTTAGCCTCGAGGGAGTGGCGTAGCTGAAGCACAAAACCCAGACGTCACTGCGGAGTGGCCAATCACATCCACAAACACTACGACAACAAGGACATAATGCATATTTGTAAGTGGTTGGACATCATTGCATTATTCAGATACTCGAAAGGAGCTATTGAAATGTGATATCTGCTCCCAGGTGCCTACGGTCGTGATAACTCATGCAGCCGGTGTGCAGGTGAAGGGTTACCTAGTTCTCGCCGCATCAGAACTCCCGAAGGCATTCCCGAATCCCGTCCAAAGGCCAGGAGATGAGCACCAACGCGTTAGGGCTGGACTGTGGATGGCTGAATGGTGTTCTAGACCGGAGTCCTTCTTGTGGAAAGAACGAAAACTAACTACGTGGCAATGACCTTCCGAAATTGAGAAACTCAATGAAGCAAGATATCAGTAGGTTTGCAGCGAATGTGTGAATTTCCAATTCCCATCTTGAATGACGTCTGAAGGAATCAAGGCAATGGATTACGCCCTCATGTTGAAGATTTTGTCAGATTCTATTTCATGCTTACCTAGGTACCAACTATAGCACCCCCGCGCGGTTGTGACAGCGGTCATGACTGCCGAGGAATCCTCCAATTTGTGAGCCATGACATCACATATCGGGTTTTCGTGAACATCACTAAACCAGTTAAAAAGGGTATAGTCTTTTCAGAGGAAATAACCTACTGCAGATAGCTTTCCTACACCCCCCTATGATAGATCCACGGCCTTTTCAAACTATGCTGACTTGTATCTTGTGCACTGTGCTGCAAGTTCCTTCATTCAGCGGGCAATCGTTAGGACCTCCTCAGTTCTAGACTTGCCTAGACTTCCGATGTGATGAATATTGTATCATTTGACGATAATTGGAGCCTGAAAAGGACATAGGCGCCGGTTCGACCGAACTGAACTTCACTTGTCAAGCAGAAATCGTGGCGCTGCTATCATTTGCGTTCGGTAATCACTGACCAGCTACCAATTCGGTCTAGAAATCACAGCTGTGAAGCAGCAATAATGATGACACGATCACTTTCTTTGCCCATCACCAATCCGAAAAGGACATAGACACTGGTCTGGCCGACGCTGAGGAGTTTCAGCTATGGACTAGCTAGTCATCATGACGCCAATATCACTTCGCATTGAGGATCAAGAACTTGGAACAGGGATAGGCGTCGGCGTGATCGAAGCTGAGGAAGCTCAGGTGTGAAGGAGACAGCATGATACCAATATCACTCCCATTTGAAGATCAGAGACTCGGAAAGGGCATAGACGCCGGCGTGTTCGAAGCCAAGGACGTTCAGGTGTGAACGAGCAGTCATGATGTCAATATCACCTGTGCTCGACAGTGAGGAATACGGAAAGGGCATATGCGGTAGTGTGGCTGAAGCTGAGAAGGTTCAGCTGTGAAGTAAGCAATTGTGATGTCGCTATCACCTATGTCTAGCGGTCAGGAATTGTAAACTGGAGAGAATGGAGAAACGTCTGCAAGCACCTAACTCTTGCACCTACCTAATCCTGTGATCAGCTGGTAGATCCTATGTAGCTTGGTATCTATTGGAGAGCAGATTGAAGGCCAAAGTCCAGAAGAACAGATAACAGGTCGATATCGGCATCACTTTGATCTAGGCACGCCTAGGAAAAACAGAATTCATTTCTATCCTCTCTTCACAGTTAATGCAGTTCACATCAACATCCAACGGTACCGTTACCATGCCTACTCCACCAACTCCGGAGGACATCCAGTCCCGCCTCGGCGTCAGAGTTGGCGACAAGGAGTCCCAGTACGACAAGATTGTGGCCTTCACGGAGCAGATCATCAACAAGAACTTTGCTTGACTCTTCGAGTTGTATCCTGCTATGAGCAAGATCAACTTTGACGACCCTACAGTCGGTAGCACTGAAGCTGTCATCAATCCCTCGCAGATCATTATTCCCAGCGACAACTcctccaagatcaaggaTGTCCTGTTCCAGATTCGGTAGGTGTTTTTGTTCTCTGCCTCCCAGACCTCTTGTCCTAACAATCTGGCCTCAGGTTCAAAACGGGCCGTTTCCGCTCTGCGAACGGCTTTGTTGAGATTCCTATGGACGGTTGGATCTTGACGGTCGATTACCCCATTGGAACTCAGGAGTGATTGGTGTCGCCGAAACCGGCCAGCCAAAGTCGACAGACGTCACCAAACAGGTTTTTGCCGTACCTGGTGACTATACGGCCGAGCGTATTCTTGCGCAGATCTCAAGTATGTACACGTCTTGGAAAGTTGAGCATCTATGAGCCTGCTGACATATGATGAAGCCGCGAAATGGGGTAACACGTTGTCAAAGTATAGCACCTTTGGGATCAATGAGAAGACAAAGAATCCAAAGACCTACAAGGTTTGGTACGATGAGTTCGATCCGACGGGCAATGCCAGTACCA is from Podospora pseudopauciseta strain CBS 411.78 chromosome 5 map unlocalized CBS411.78m_5.2, whole genome shotgun sequence and encodes:
- a CDS encoding uncharacterized protein (EggNog:ENOG503P1UP), whose translation is MEQLTVLILGAGWTSTFLIPILTTSSIPFAATTTTGRTVSGVPTIRFKFDPANTPEEELRSAIAALPAAKYVLITFPLTGNGPSKTLIEMYNSTHQSHSSSTSHKARFIQLGSTGIWGAGRTTAAADKERVERELAEKRGGDPWVNRHSPINEANPRVIAEKELLELGGCVLNLSGLWGGERKPVNWIGRVAATKEAIKGKTSLHMIHGEDIARAVVKIVTNEEDKWENGGGKGERWMLTDGFVYDWWALLAGWAEGEGGEVREQGRWVRELMEEEGVRALPRGMEMLGRCYDSREFWRVWGLVPLRAGVLNE